AAGTTTATTGATTTGATTTTGCTAGGAATTTTGGGTTCTTGCAATTGTCATTAGCAGTGTTGCGTCTAAAATTTAGACATGTTATTATCTGCCTTTGCTACAGTATTATATACCCTTTAACACCTTGTCAACTTGAAAATTGTCTGGTAACCCCTAGATGGTTATTTGTTACTTTCTGCGCAGGTTTTAgtgtcaggagtatgacagttgttattcattcctttgatgtatttgagcttttgattttgcaatttgcttAGGGACGTTGGTTAGAATTTTCCTCAAAGTTAGGTATTTTTTCCATCTGACTATTTGTATCAGACcttaaaaatattattgtccCTCTATTCAAGTAAGTAACATAAAAGGTAATATTTGTTTGTCAAAAAGGATATACTCCTGGATAGCCTTTACTTCCATATGCATAATCAGGACTACACGTCAATGTGGCTTTCTCTCCTACACTCATCtgaaaacatatataataaaatatgcaGAATCAGGGCTACAAGTCAATGTGGCTTTCTCTCCTACACTCATCtgaaaacatatataataaaatatgcaCAATCAGGGCTACACGTCAATGTGGCTTTCTCTCCTACACTCATCtgaaaacatatataataaaatatgcaCAATCAGGGCTACAAGTCAATGTGGCTTTCTCTCCTACACTCATCtgaaaacatatataataaaatatgcataattaGGGCTACAAGTCAATGTGGCTTTCTCTCCTACACTCATCtgaaaacatatataataaaatatgcaCAATCAGGGCTACAAGTCAATGTGGCTTTCTCTCCTACACTCATCtgaaaacatatataataaaatatgcaCAATCAGGGCTACAAGTCAATTTGGCGTTCTCTCCTACACTcatctgaaaataaatacaataaaatatacataatcAGGGCTCCTTCACTCatgtgtaataaaataaaatatattctcATTGTTTGTAAGTGTTAGTGATAAACACCACTTTTTGGTATAAAATTTAAATCTAATTAAAATGATTTCACTAATCAATTGAAGGACTGTGCTGAATTTCATTCAGACAAATCAGAAATTTACATAATATCTTGAAAGGTTAGAACTTTCGGAAAAAGTCTCATTTCGAAGTaatatgtcaattttttttagcacatttttaataagaaaaaaatgctaTAAACAAAGATGTCAAAcgaagaaaaatggttaaagtgTAACTGTTTTCTAATATTCTAGGTTATATGGCAGGATTCTTATCCTTGACCTAGTGATTGAGAATCTTTTGAGGAGAAATATAACAGAATTgaataaacaagtgaaactgtgagcttctgctcactgatgatacccccgccaaAATGTGTTcgttaaacaggaagttgtcgagtgatgaatctgaaaacgcatcacacggtatagctgacctatatcaagtctgaaaccaaatatcagaaatcctggtagtgcagttcctgagaaaaatgttacgaaaaattttcaacttggctatcaggtgttaaaatgatacaagtgtttggtaaacagatAGTTgccgagtgatgaatctgaaaacacatcacacagtatagctgacttatatcaagcctgaaaccaaatttcagaaatcctggtagtgtagttcctgagaaaaatgtgatgaaaaatattcatgggacggacggacggactgactgacagactgacggactgacggaaggacacacagaggtaaaacagtatacccccctttttttcaaagcgggggtataacgAGTCAAACAATTCAGTAAAGGCATCTTTTACAATGGATTGCTAGATACAGAAAAGCCACCACActaacagttttttttctatggggttgattttttgctttttgtataGTTCTTACAAGTCATCTTAGCAATACACCAAAGCCTAAATTATGTTCTTAAACAAAAATTCTACTGTCAGAATAGCAGCAAATGTGCTCACAAGGAGGCCTCTAGATAACCCTTAAAATCACTTGATTTCACCTCATCACCTGATTGATTTTCAAATGACTGTTAATGTGCTTGTACATACCTTTGCTACTCCTTCATCCCAACCTACAATACAATAGGATAAATTACATTACAGATCAAGTCaacaaaatttggttgaaatggTTAATTAACttataaagggagataacccaATCTAGTTAAATGCCAATGCAATGATACtcaaaattatacattttgaaattaaaattgaactttcagtggtttttttttatgtgaacaTTTAACTTGAGCATAAACTCAATGAAACTATATCTCTTCAACTCTTGCCTGTTGTCCTCTGACTGAACCTATGCATTTTCTAAATGAATGTGATCTTTCTGTTAATTTTGAAATGGCTCAAAAGGAACATTTATTAGATATAGCACAAAGAAAATAAATTGGACTTCTTTAAATTGTTGCAAATGCAATGCTTTATGCACCAATCCATCATAATACCAAAGTCATTGTAAACTGACTGCTTACCTCTTATAACATCTCCTTTACCAAGTTTAAATTTAAATGGTGATCCTCTGTCTCTTGATGAATCAAACTTATTTCCATTAGTCAATGTTCCTGtaagtaatataaataaaataatcacaACCCTAATAATGCATTGTCCAATACTTTGGCAGTTCATTTTATCTTTTCAATGTTCTTTTAGACTCATGTTATGTAAATCAGTAATTCAAAATGTATTGTGTTTTACATgcatagtaaataaaatacaaaaagcaaCGGAACAGTGCTttaattgctgttttttttttaattattatataaaatggaAAAGTCAGATGAATTCCATATTTAACATGAGATAAAGCTTGCTTTAAGTGACAACCAAGAGTTACACATAAAGAAATTTAGTTAAACCTAAAAGGATTTTTACACTATATGAGATTAAGCTCTCCATAAATTTACCATGGAAATTTCCAGTTGGGAAAACATTAGATAATTCATAACATCTATTATTACAGTGGTTCCCAAGGCTTTTAGAATTCAAGTCCACATTTGGTCCAGTAAACCATTATTCTTAAATggaccagattttttttttaaaaggacaaTAACACTTATGATTctgacaaaattgaaatttttactgGTCATTTGGTCCAGTAATGCATATCACATACCAATTGTACTGGTCTTTGCCTAATGTCTGGCAACCATTAGAATGAATGCcttttatacattttgttataataaaataaacttaacataaacTCATGCTTTACAGTtaaaagacacattttatttacCTACACAATGTCCAAGGTTAATTTTCCAAATTTACTGACATATAATTTAAGGAGAGGATTGTATTCACCATAAATATTTATCATCCACCAAACTAAATCTTAGTGACACAAAAACATACCTACATAATGAACCACTACAGTTTGATCCTTCTTTGGGTATGTGGCACCTGAAAGGCAAACATTTATAatcatacaatatttatataaattataaaccagatgctccgcagggcgcagctttatacgaccgcataggttgaaccctgaacggtttgggcaagtatggacacaacattcaagctggattcagctctaaatttggattgtgattaaatagttgacacagcataggttttggacacagaatgaatgtggtctaatgaacttaaaatattttttttgtctttgagcaatcactataatgctgttgaatattaatcctctcaaaaaaatgtttgaagaaattttctttttatttatgaaatctgaaatgagaaaaatcaaccccccccccccccccacccttttttttcacatccccctttcacttttttcaaactgatctcaattcaaatttctaatggagtttgcaacaataactactcatttgaatacatcataaaatattaaaatgtaacaaaaagtgcttgttatcactgaatggtaaagagtgttttaatttatcagttggtagtaaaagtgaatatacattgtgcattgtataaaacaatgatttaagttgattcaactactattctggacatagaaagataactccaatcaattgaaaatttcttgctattgcacaatattgtgcaattagatatttcttgctattgcacaatactgtgcaattgaaaatatttgctattgcacaatactgtgcaattgaagatttcttgctattgcacaatactgtgcaattgaagatttcttgctattgcacaatactgtgcaattgaaaatatttgctattgcacaatactgtgcaattgaaaatttcttgctattgcacaatacttaatataataattttggatcctgatttgaaccaacttgaaaactgggcccataatcaaaaatctaagtacatgattaaattcagcatatcaaaaaagccaaagaattcaatttttattaaaatcaaacttagtttaattttggaccctttggtatttaatgtagaccaatttgaaaacgggactaaaaattaagaatctacatacacagttagatttggcatatcaaagaaccccaattattcaatttttgatgaaatcaaacaaagtttaattttggaccccgatttggacgaacttgaaaactgggccaataataaaaaatctaagtacatttttagattcagcatatcaaagaaccccaagaattcaatttttgttaaaatcaaattaagtttaattttggaccctttggaccttaatgtagaccaattggaaaacaggaccaaaaattaagaatctacacagttagatccggcatattaaagaaccccaattattcaatttttgatgaaatcaaacaaagttcaattttggaccctttgggccccttattcctaaaaacctgttgggaccaaaactcccaaaatcaaacccaaccttccttttatggtcataaaccttgtgtttaaatttcaaagatttttattaacttatactaaagttatggtgcgaaaaccaagaataatgcttacttgggcccctttttggcccctaattcctaaactgttcagacctcaactcccaaaatcaatcccaaccttcctgttgtggtcataaaccttgtgtttaaatttcattgatttctatttacttatactcaagttattgtgcgaaaaccaagaataatgcttatttgggcctttttttggccc
This sequence is a window from Mytilus edulis chromosome 1, xbMytEdul2.2, whole genome shotgun sequence. Protein-coding genes within it:
- the LOC139511449 gene encoding peptidyl-prolyl cis-trans isomerase Fkbp12-like isoform X1, translating into MGVTVETITPGDGATYPKKDQTVVVHYVGTLTNGNKFDSSRDRGSPFKFKLGKGDVIRGWDEGVAKMSVGEKATLTCSPDYAYGSKGYPGVIPPNSTLIFEVELLSIQ
- the LOC139511449 gene encoding peptidyl-prolyl cis-trans isomerase FKBP1A-like isoform X3, with translation MGVTVETITPGDGATYPKKDQTVVVHYVGTLTNGNKFDSSRDRGSPFKFKLGKGDVIRGWDEGVAKMSVGEKATLTCSPDCAYFIIYVFR
- the LOC139511449 gene encoding peptidyl-prolyl cis-trans isomerase FKBP1A-like isoform X2 — protein: MGVTVETITPGDGATYPKKDQTVVVHYVGTLTNGNKFDSSRDRGSPFKFKLGKGDVIRGWDEGVAKMSVGEKATLTCSPDCAYFIIYVFR